One segment of Natronosalvus halobius DNA contains the following:
- a CDS encoding serine/threonine-protein kinase RIO2 — MVRNVAELLAELEAEDFYLLSGIEQGMRFSEWVQREKLSNFSGLTPENVDYRLERCLKRGLVEKKTIQYEGYTLQFEGYDALALRALVERDTISEFGAPLGVGKESDVYEVKSYKPLALKYHREGYTNFREVNRERDYTSENQHVSWLYTARKAAEREFDALETLYPDVSVPQPIDQNRHAIVMEKMPGVELSRTRFEDNQVLGVLELLLRELSRAYEAGYVHADMSEYNVFVAEEGVTIFDWPQAVPTDHEHAREFLDRDLANLVGYFRRKYPSVVPEDLESNAIAAEIAAGEFDSLSV, encoded by the coding sequence ATGGTGCGGAACGTCGCCGAGCTGTTGGCAGAACTCGAGGCCGAGGACTTCTATCTCCTCTCGGGAATCGAGCAGGGAATGCGCTTCTCGGAGTGGGTCCAGCGCGAGAAGCTGTCGAACTTCTCGGGGCTCACCCCTGAGAATGTGGACTACCGCCTCGAGCGCTGTCTCAAGCGCGGGCTGGTAGAGAAAAAGACGATCCAGTACGAGGGGTACACCCTCCAATTCGAGGGCTACGACGCCCTGGCCCTCCGGGCGCTGGTCGAGCGGGATACGATCTCGGAGTTCGGCGCCCCACTGGGCGTCGGCAAGGAGAGCGACGTCTACGAGGTCAAATCCTACAAACCGCTGGCCCTGAAGTACCACCGGGAGGGCTATACCAACTTCCGGGAGGTCAACCGCGAGCGCGATTACACCTCGGAGAATCAGCACGTCTCCTGGCTCTACACTGCTCGAAAAGCCGCCGAACGGGAGTTCGACGCCCTCGAGACGCTGTATCCCGATGTCTCGGTTCCCCAACCGATCGACCAGAACCGACACGCCATCGTGATGGAGAAGATGCCGGGGGTAGAGCTCTCGCGAACCCGGTTCGAGGACAACCAGGTGCTGGGGGTGCTCGAGTTACTCTTGCGAGAACTCTCACGCGCGTACGAGGCGGGGTACGTTCACGCGGACATGAGCGAGTACAACGTGTTCGTCGCCGAGGAGGGGGTGACGATCTTCGACTGGCCACAGGCGGTGCCGACCGATCACGAACACGCCCGCGAGTTCCTGGATCGCGACCTCGCGAACCTGGTGGGGTACTTCCGGCGAAAGTACCCGTCAGTCGTCCCCGAGGACCTCGAGAGCAACGCGATCGCTGCCGAGATCGCTGCCGGAGAGTTCGATTCGTTGTCTGTGTAG
- a CDS encoding PAS domain-containing protein, translating to MESPGSAPNCTRADVQRVFSRLEEPSMPISATEVADELECSLESARRTLSELVERGTLRSKRIDESTRVWWRSSDAERSDGRTDREKFSAFVTAVEDYAIFMLDPDGTVASWNDGAERIKGYDEADIVGEHFSAFYTDDDTAASVPERNLERATTEGRVQDEGWRVREDGSLFWANVTITALHDEGTLRGFTKVTRDMTERRDYEQRLQRERDFTAQVLETVPVGILVSTPDGDFTRANRRVLDWLSAEASSFTDHDYDHDHETWDVYDAAGEQIPFEDWPLMQVVETGEPVFGYQCQIDSPARGRRWVSINAAPIDDGDDDRVVFSVEDVTEQHEREQQLRRERDQTEQLLRTVPIPIGVWNADGETVMANRRAQEILDVSEQEFLDDPAGAGRWRLYDPDGNPIDSTETPSARAAATGEPVRNDEVVVEMPDGDRIHLHVNAAPVLDPDGNVERTIVAGEDITDLKDREHQLERRKSELETELSEILGRITDAFYALDDEWRFTHVNERAEELIDFEDQGLVGEHVWEVFDWVTNTRLRDEYERAMETQEPTSFEFHYPDPLDAWLDIHVYPSETGLSVYFRDATERKERERQLEESERRYRTLVEHFPNGAVALVDEHLRYQTIGGTPLDGADVAVGSGFGAPVEDVLPTPLKDELVPRYEAALEGEPSSFEIELGEQVYQLQTVPIRDESGDVFAALGMSQDITERRTYERKLEASNERLEQFAYAASHDLQEPLRMVSSYLQLIERRYGDDLDEDGEEFLEFAVDGAERMREMIDGLLEYSRVETQGNAFEPVDLETVLSEARADLRFPIEESGADVTADSLPRIEGDPTQLRQVFQNLLSNAIEYSGDEPPRVHVAVERTGDVWEVSVRDQGIGIDPDDTDRIFEVFQRLHSQEEHAGTGIGLALCRRIVERHGGTIRVESAPEEGATFSFTLPAADGAVQD from the coding sequence ATGGAATCGCCAGGTTCGGCTCCGAACTGCACTCGAGCGGACGTCCAACGCGTGTTTTCGCGGCTTGAGGAGCCCTCGATGCCGATTTCGGCCACCGAAGTCGCCGACGAGCTGGAGTGCTCCCTGGAGTCTGCCCGTCGAACCCTGTCTGAACTCGTCGAACGAGGCACACTCCGGTCGAAGCGAATCGATGAGTCAACTCGAGTCTGGTGGCGCTCGAGCGACGCTGAGCGTTCCGATGGGCGAACGGATCGAGAGAAGTTCAGCGCCTTCGTCACCGCCGTTGAGGATTACGCCATCTTCATGCTCGACCCCGATGGCACCGTCGCCAGCTGGAACGACGGGGCGGAACGGATCAAGGGCTACGACGAAGCCGATATCGTCGGCGAGCACTTCTCCGCGTTCTACACCGACGACGACACTGCCGCCAGCGTTCCCGAGCGAAACCTCGAGCGGGCGACCACCGAGGGCCGCGTCCAGGACGAGGGCTGGCGCGTTCGCGAGGACGGCTCTCTCTTCTGGGCCAACGTCACCATTACGGCACTTCACGACGAGGGGACGCTTCGTGGATTCACCAAGGTCACTCGCGACATGACCGAGCGTCGAGACTACGAACAACGGCTGCAACGGGAACGCGACTTCACCGCCCAAGTGCTCGAGACCGTCCCGGTCGGGATTCTCGTGAGCACGCCCGACGGCGACTTCACCCGGGCGAACAGGCGAGTCCTGGACTGGCTCAGTGCCGAGGCGTCGTCGTTCACCGACCACGACTACGACCACGACCACGAGACGTGGGACGTCTACGATGCCGCCGGCGAGCAGATCCCGTTCGAGGACTGGCCCTTGATGCAGGTCGTCGAAACCGGCGAGCCAGTTTTTGGCTACCAGTGCCAGATCGACTCGCCGGCACGCGGTCGGCGGTGGGTATCGATCAACGCCGCACCGATCGACGACGGCGACGACGACCGAGTCGTCTTCTCCGTCGAGGACGTCACCGAGCAGCACGAACGCGAACAGCAACTCCGTCGCGAGCGCGACCAGACCGAGCAACTCCTGCGGACGGTGCCGATCCCCATCGGCGTCTGGAACGCCGACGGGGAGACGGTGATGGCGAACCGGCGAGCCCAGGAAATCCTCGACGTTTCCGAACAGGAATTCCTCGACGATCCCGCCGGCGCCGGTCGGTGGAGACTCTACGATCCTGATGGGAACCCGATCGACTCGACCGAAACGCCGTCCGCGCGCGCTGCAGCGACCGGCGAACCGGTTCGCAACGACGAAGTCGTCGTCGAAATGCCTGACGGCGATCGCATCCACCTGCACGTGAACGCCGCGCCGGTGCTCGATCCCGATGGGAACGTCGAACGAACCATCGTCGCCGGCGAGGACATCACCGACCTCAAGGATCGAGAACACCAGCTGGAACGACGGAAGTCGGAACTCGAGACCGAACTGAGCGAAATCCTCGGTCGAATCACCGACGCGTTCTACGCGCTCGACGACGAGTGGCGGTTCACGCACGTCAACGAGCGCGCTGAAGAGTTAATCGACTTCGAGGATCAGGGACTGGTCGGCGAGCACGTCTGGGAGGTCTTCGACTGGGTCACGAACACGCGTCTTCGCGACGAGTACGAACGGGCGATGGAGACACAGGAACCGACCTCGTTCGAGTTCCACTACCCCGACCCGCTAGACGCGTGGCTAGACATACACGTCTATCCGTCGGAGACAGGCCTTTCGGTCTACTTCCGGGACGCCACCGAACGGAAAGAGCGCGAGCGCCAGCTCGAGGAGTCCGAACGGCGCTACCGCACGCTCGTCGAACATTTCCCGAACGGCGCCGTCGCGCTCGTTGACGAGCACCTCCGCTACCAGACGATTGGTGGCACGCCGCTCGACGGGGCGGACGTCGCGGTCGGGTCCGGATTCGGAGCACCGGTCGAGGACGTCCTCCCCACGCCGCTCAAGGACGAACTCGTGCCGCGATACGAGGCCGCGCTCGAGGGGGAGCCCAGCTCTTTCGAAATCGAACTCGGCGAGCAAGTCTACCAGCTCCAGACGGTCCCGATTCGCGACGAGAGCGGGGACGTCTTCGCAGCCCTCGGAATGTCCCAGGACATCACCGAGCGCCGAACGTACGAGCGAAAACTCGAGGCGTCGAACGAACGCCTCGAGCAGTTTGCCTACGCGGCCAGCCACGACCTGCAGGAACCCCTGCGGATGGTCTCCAGTTACCTGCAGCTAATCGAGCGCCGATACGGCGACGACCTCGACGAAGACGGCGAGGAGTTCCTGGAATTCGCCGTCGACGGGGCCGAACGCATGCGCGAGATGATCGATGGGCTCCTCGAGTACTCGAGAGTGGAAACCCAGGGGAACGCGTTCGAGCCCGTCGACCTCGAGACGGTTCTTTCGGAGGCGCGAGCCGACCTCCGGTTCCCCATCGAGGAGAGCGGAGCCGACGTCACGGCGGACTCCCTCCCCCGCATCGAGGGCGATCCGACCCAGTTGCGCCAGGTGTTCCAGAACCTGCTGAGCAACGCGATCGAGTACAGCGGCGACGAACCGCCCCGCGTGCACGTCGCTGTCGAGCGGACCGGTGACGTCTGGGAGGTGTCAGTTCGCGACCAGGGAATCGGCATCGACCCCGACGACACCGACCGGATCTTCGAGGTGTTCCAGCGCCTCCACAGTCAGGAGGAACACGCCGGAACGGGGATTGGACTCGCGCTCTGTCGACGGATCGTCGAGCGCCACGGCGGGACGATTCGGGTCGAATCGGCCCCCGAAGAGGGTGCGACGTTCTCCTTTACGCTCCCAGCGGCGGACGGCGCCGTCCAGGACTGA
- a CDS encoding PGF-CTERM sorting domain-containing protein, with protein sequence MNRNAVVTVLITAMLAISLVAAAGVGASSTESSATTQSETYAGSHLEFEASGSALTNYAVGGETVFSSVAVDSQSNAGVGGGAGIDLGTVVSLEGAGLSVSAESQTKTRIESESGATLSAHDNERGILVVRAGGDAQVVEAQLGENVQASAEGDGERVFVEGDERNGVFLVIGDGDVTVNEEGNVAASLEGESTLVFRSYADGERTDETKSQEQLIADGSAAAEVYVEQRDGETVADAVTYGEDLTLEAKQEGERRVDVTVDRAIEEGTIVMTTVEEETVGTLEDLEVRVDGEAAAQASSHSELESAIGGEESAYMVSQHAEAEATATVYVAFNHFSERTASIDGSGADDGSSDDDTGSSAESDGLPGFGALGALLGLLGTGVVARLRR encoded by the coding sequence ATGAATCGAAATGCAGTCGTAACCGTCCTCATCACGGCGATGCTCGCTATCAGTCTCGTCGCCGCAGCCGGGGTCGGTGCGAGTTCGACCGAATCGAGTGCGACCACCCAAAGCGAGACGTACGCGGGAAGCCATCTCGAGTTCGAGGCTTCGGGGAGCGCGCTGACGAACTACGCTGTCGGCGGCGAGACCGTGTTCTCCTCGGTCGCCGTCGACTCTCAAAGCAACGCCGGCGTCGGCGGCGGCGCCGGTATCGACCTCGGGACCGTCGTGAGCCTCGAGGGCGCCGGCCTCTCGGTAAGCGCCGAGTCACAGACGAAAACGCGAATCGAATCCGAGAGCGGCGCAACGTTGTCGGCACACGACAACGAACGCGGGATTCTCGTCGTCCGGGCCGGTGGCGACGCCCAGGTCGTCGAAGCACAGCTCGGCGAGAACGTCCAGGCCAGCGCCGAGGGCGACGGCGAGCGCGTCTTCGTCGAGGGCGACGAGCGCAACGGCGTCTTCCTCGTGATCGGCGACGGCGACGTGACTGTCAACGAGGAGGGCAACGTCGCGGCCAGCCTCGAGGGCGAGTCGACGCTCGTCTTCCGGTCCTACGCGGACGGCGAGCGCACCGACGAGACGAAGTCCCAGGAGCAACTCATCGCCGACGGCTCGGCCGCCGCCGAGGTCTACGTCGAGCAACGAGACGGCGAAACCGTCGCCGACGCGGTCACCTACGGCGAAGACCTGACGCTCGAGGCCAAACAGGAGGGCGAACGCCGCGTCGACGTCACCGTCGACCGCGCCATCGAGGAGGGGACGATCGTCATGACGACGGTCGAGGAAGAGACCGTCGGGACGCTCGAAGACCTCGAGGTTCGCGTCGACGGCGAGGCTGCCGCCCAGGCGTCCTCCCACTCCGAACTCGAGAGTGCAATCGGTGGCGAAGAATCCGCGTACATGGTGAGCCAGCACGCCGAGGCTGAGGCCACGGCAACCGTCTACGTCGCGTTCAACCACTTCTCGGAGCGAACCGCGTCGATCGACGGCTCGGGTGCCGACGATGGCAGCAGCGACGACGACACTGGCTCGAGCGCCGAAAGCGACGGTCTCCCCGGGTTCGGGGCTCTCGGCGCACTCCTCGGGCTCCTCGGGACGGGTGTCGTAGCCAGGCTTCGACGCTAG
- the kdgK1 gene encoding bifunctional 2-dehydro-3-deoxygluconokinase/2-dehydro-3-deoxygalactonokinase, which produces MSDLVTFGETMLRLSPPGHERLETASEFEVRAAGAESNVAVAAERLGAVSTWTSKLPDSPLGRRVVGELQQYGIDTDVVWSDEGRQGTYYLEHGGKPRGTNVVYDRSEAAVTTAKPQEFDIDLIRDARVFFTSGITPALSPTLRETTAQLLKAARQNDTTTAFDFNYRRKLWSPEEARDTLTKLFPGIDVLVIAARDARTVLGYEGDPRQLAHKLGSQFDFRTVVVTRGDQGALAWHDNVVHDHDAYETETHDPIGTGDAFTGAFIARRLSGDDVGRALEYAAATAALKRTIPGDAALVTKAEVDAVVADSAESISR; this is translated from the coding sequence GTGAGCGACCTCGTCACCTTCGGCGAGACGATGCTCCGCCTCTCGCCGCCCGGGCACGAACGCCTCGAGACCGCGAGCGAGTTCGAGGTCCGCGCGGCGGGCGCCGAGAGCAACGTCGCCGTCGCCGCCGAGCGACTCGGCGCCGTCTCCACCTGGACCTCGAAGCTTCCCGATTCGCCGCTGGGCCGACGCGTCGTCGGCGAACTCCAGCAGTACGGCATCGACACCGACGTCGTCTGGAGCGACGAGGGCCGCCAGGGGACGTACTACCTCGAACACGGGGGCAAGCCCCGCGGGACAAACGTCGTCTACGACCGATCGGAGGCCGCGGTCACGACCGCCAAGCCCCAGGAGTTCGACATCGACCTCATCCGGGACGCTCGCGTCTTCTTCACGTCGGGCATCACCCCTGCGCTGTCGCCGACGCTCCGGGAGACCACGGCACAGCTCCTGAAGGCAGCGCGACAGAACGACACGACCACCGCCTTTGACTTCAACTACCGGCGGAAACTCTGGTCGCCCGAGGAGGCGCGAGACACCCTGACGAAACTGTTCCCCGGGATCGACGTGCTCGTGATCGCGGCCCGCGACGCCCGCACCGTACTCGGGTACGAGGGCGACCCCCGTCAGCTCGCCCACAAGCTCGGCTCCCAGTTCGACTTCCGGACGGTCGTCGTCACCCGCGGCGACCAGGGCGCGCTCGCCTGGCACGACAACGTCGTCCACGACCACGACGCCTACGAGACCGAGACGCACGACCCCATCGGCACCGGCGACGCCTTTACGGGCGCGTTCATCGCTCGCCGGCTTTCCGGCGACGACGTCGGTCGGGCACTCGAGTACGCCGCCGCGACGGCCGCCCTGAAGCGGACGATTCCGGGCGACGCCGCCCTCGTCACGAAAGCGGAGGTCGACGCGGTCGTCGCCGACAGCGCCGAGTCGATCTCTCGCTGA
- a CDS encoding dihydrolipoyl dehydrogenase family protein: MDSLHVAIVGAYGSAGVAAADELLERVGESETDLELTLIDDGDPGGGLCILRGCMPSKDVLSAAQHRYQARHDGRLEGAPAVDPEAVVAQKDEHVHGFAEHRRNHVHDLADRDDVEFLHERARFVDDRTLAVGDRTIEPDYVVVATGSTLNVPDTPGIEDVDYCSSADVLDATSFPDSGIVMGFGYIGLELAPYLSEVGGVDLTVIEHDDRPLEEFEDAYGDAILDIYRDQFDVEILTNTDEKRLEPTTDGGVRLTVDRNGTEDVLEADQLYVFTGRRPNVDGLGLEHTPLEPEQGWVTPTMQAAEDERTFVVGDANGREPILHVAKEQGFAAGKNVLRHARSDDPEPYTNVPHHVIFSGLGTYPVARVGHTPDTAADSAMDAVVVSREASDDGVFKTKNHPEGVATLVVSARDGTVLGYQGLHLHADVMAKTMQVIVEMGLDVREIPDRAYHPTTPEILDGLFREAAAELE, encoded by the coding sequence ATGGACAGTCTCCATGTCGCGATCGTCGGCGCTTACGGGAGCGCAGGCGTCGCCGCCGCCGACGAGTTGCTCGAGCGCGTCGGGGAATCGGAAACCGACCTCGAACTGACGTTGATCGACGACGGCGACCCCGGCGGCGGTCTCTGCATTCTCCGGGGTTGCATGCCCTCGAAGGACGTCCTCTCGGCTGCCCAGCACCGCTACCAGGCGCGACACGATGGCCGACTCGAGGGCGCGCCGGCAGTCGACCCCGAGGCGGTCGTCGCCCAGAAGGACGAGCACGTCCACGGGTTCGCCGAACATCGACGAAATCACGTCCACGACCTCGCCGACCGTGACGACGTCGAATTTCTCCACGAGCGCGCCAGGTTCGTCGACGACCGTACGCTCGCCGTCGGCGACCGCACGATCGAACCCGACTACGTCGTGGTCGCGACTGGCTCGACGCTCAACGTTCCCGACACGCCCGGCATCGAAGACGTCGACTACTGCTCGAGCGCGGACGTCCTCGACGCGACGTCGTTTCCCGACTCGGGGATCGTGATGGGCTTTGGCTACATCGGCCTCGAACTCGCTCCTTATCTCAGCGAGGTCGGCGGCGTCGACCTCACCGTGATCGAACACGACGACCGGCCGCTCGAGGAGTTTGAGGACGCATACGGCGACGCGATCCTCGACATCTACCGCGACCAGTTCGACGTCGAGATTCTGACGAACACCGACGAGAAGCGCCTCGAGCCGACGACTGACGGCGGCGTTCGGCTCACGGTCGATCGCAACGGCACCGAGGACGTCCTGGAGGCCGATCAACTCTACGTCTTCACCGGTCGTCGTCCGAACGTCGACGGTCTCGGGCTCGAGCATACGCCCCTGGAACCGGAGCAGGGCTGGGTCACGCCGACGATGCAGGCCGCCGAGGACGAGCGCACGTTCGTCGTCGGGGACGCCAACGGCCGCGAACCGATTCTCCACGTCGCCAAGGAACAGGGCTTCGCCGCCGGAAAGAACGTTCTGCGCCACGCTCGAAGCGACGACCCCGAGCCCTACACGAACGTTCCCCACCACGTCATCTTTTCGGGCCTGGGCACCTATCCGGTGGCTCGCGTCGGCCACACCCCGGACACCGCCGCGGATTCGGCGATGGACGCGGTCGTGGTCTCGAGGGAGGCGTCCGACGACGGCGTCTTCAAGACCAAGAACCACCCGGAGGGCGTCGCCACGCTGGTCGTCAGTGCTCGCGACGGGACCGTACTCGGTTACCAGGGACTGCACCTCCACGCCGACGTGATGGCCAAAACGATGCAGGTCATCGTCGAGATGGGTCTCGACGTCCGTGAGATTCCGGACCGGGCGTACCACCCGACCACGCCAGAGATTCTGGACGGCCTGTTTCGAGAGGCAGCAGCAGAACTCGAGTAG
- a CDS encoding GNAT family N-acetyltransferase, whose protein sequence is MTDSSRHRSTHFVRPARLEDARVIRAVARESWHAAYDDLLGPDTVETVTDEWYALEGLRESIETGDSHLFVAPDSTNGEADRTDELAGFVHVGQWPDEPTVGHLARLYVHSSHWGRGLGTVLCERGERALEDDGYSRIRLEVFAKNERAIDFYEGRGYEPVAEMVEELEGETYRVSLLERSL, encoded by the coding sequence GTGACCGACTCGAGCCGCCACCGATCTACTCACTTCGTCCGACCCGCACGCCTCGAAGACGCCCGTGTGATCCGGGCCGTCGCCCGCGAGAGCTGGCACGCCGCGTACGACGACCTCCTCGGCCCCGACACCGTCGAGACGGTGACCGACGAGTGGTACGCGCTCGAGGGACTTCGCGAGTCGATCGAGACGGGGGACAGCCACCTGTTCGTCGCCCCCGACTCGACTAACGGCGAGGCGGATCGAACCGACGAACTCGCCGGCTTCGTCCACGTCGGTCAGTGGCCGGACGAACCCACCGTCGGCCACCTCGCTCGCCTCTACGTTCACTCGAGCCACTGGGGACGGGGGCTGGGAACGGTGCTCTGTGAGCGCGGAGAACGAGCGCTCGAAGACGACGGCTACAGCCGGATTCGCCTCGAAGTGTTCGCGAAGAACGAGCGTGCGATCGACTTTTACGAGGGTCGAGGGTACGAACCCGTCGCCGAGATGGTCGAAGAACTCGAGGGCGAGACGTATCGGGTGTCGCTGCTCGAGCGCTCGCTGTGA
- the rtcA gene encoding RNA 3'-terminal phosphate cyclase: protein MHTLDGHDAGGQFLRRALTLSALTGESVRLEHVRGDRPNPGLANQHLAVLETMAAITDAEVSGAELESETVEFDPRTGTGGDGAVEISGGEYAVDVGTAGSLTLLFDAVLPLATRLESPLTLTATGGTDVTWSPPVDYLRYVKLPLLRRHGLQAALDVDRRGFYPVGGGRLRLHLAPSRFELLDFETRGDLAGVRVYSTEAAALADADVAQRQAEGALERLRNRIGADGANVEVRERVETTAESACPGSVIVLGLEFEFADDSPATTLTSHSRAGFSSLGEPGKPAERVGEEAANAAVTFLEGNGSVDAHLADQLLDFLVLGGGRLRIPAVTEHVETSLRLLEAFGSDSDSDFDLDLERWKNDDGSTLLVAGSELE, encoded by the coding sequence ATGCACACCCTCGACGGGCACGACGCCGGCGGCCAGTTCCTCCGGCGGGCGCTCACCCTCTCGGCGCTCACCGGCGAGTCCGTTCGTCTCGAGCACGTCCGCGGCGACCGGCCGAATCCGGGGCTCGCCAATCAGCACCTGGCCGTCCTGGAGACGATGGCGGCGATCACCGACGCCGAGGTCTCGGGGGCCGAACTCGAGTCCGAGACGGTCGAGTTCGACCCCCGTACGGGAACGGGCGGCGACGGCGCAGTCGAAATTTCGGGCGGGGAATACGCCGTCGACGTCGGTACCGCCGGTAGCCTCACGCTCCTCTTCGACGCGGTGCTTCCCCTGGCCACCCGTCTCGAGTCGCCGCTCACCCTGACCGCCACGGGCGGGACGGATGTCACCTGGTCACCGCCCGTGGACTACCTGCGCTACGTCAAACTCCCGCTTCTCCGGCGACACGGCCTGCAGGCCGCCCTCGATGTGGACCGTCGCGGCTTCTATCCCGTGGGCGGCGGCCGACTGCGACTTCACCTCGCTCCCTCGCGATTCGAACTGCTCGATTTCGAGACCCGGGGCGACCTCGCGGGCGTGCGCGTCTACTCCACCGAAGCCGCCGCACTGGCTGACGCCGACGTCGCACAACGGCAGGCTGAGGGTGCCCTCGAGCGGTTGCGAAACCGGATCGGTGCGGATGGTGCGAATGTCGAGGTCCGCGAGCGCGTCGAGACGACGGCCGAGAGCGCCTGTCCAGGTTCGGTGATCGTGCTGGGTCTCGAGTTCGAGTTCGCCGACGACTCGCCGGCGACCACGTTGACATCCCATTCCCGAGCTGGCTTTTCCTCACTCGGCGAACCCGGCAAACCGGCCGAACGCGTCGGGGAGGAAGCCGCCAATGCCGCCGTCACGTTCCTCGAGGGGAACGGAAGCGTCGACGCCCACCTCGCCGATCAGCTCCTCGACTTCCTCGTTCTCGGCGGCGGCCGCCTGCGGATTCCCGCCGTAACCGAGCACGTCGAGACGAGCCTGCGACTGCTCGAGGCGTTTGGCTCCGACTCCGACTCCGACTTCGATCTCGACCTCGAGCGCTGGAAGAACGACGACGGGTCGACCCTCCTGGTCGCCGGTTCGGAACTCGAGTGA
- a CDS encoding MFS transporter produces the protein MRGWRDPLTRRWILWGTLGVVFLLVNVYRLSTAVLAEELMAGFRTTGAQLGTLHAIFFWIYALMQLPTGILADRIGPRRTAAAGGLVMNVGAIWFALATSYAGALIARGLVGLGASVIFVCILRFCASWFRADEFATLSGLSFAVSGVGGVLATTPLAIAAESAGWRTTVGALGVFGVAFSVVVYVVVRDTPERAGFEPIEGVPGQPTLSTAAVVRHVRTVLSDRVTWVASIMLFCTSGLNLTLFGLWGVPYVVQTYDVSVTHASLYTLAGGVGMIVGPPSIGWVSDRLERRVELMVVGAVLYVASLGLVAALGRPPIAVVGVVFFVAGVLLGAFVLGYPLVKDRHDASASGISTSVINGAAFFGAAVLPTAMGFALDTYWTGELEAGVRVYTATGYRMAFVIATAAAVVALACTLWLYRYAADGSSV, from the coding sequence ATGCGAGGCTGGCGCGACCCACTCACTCGCCGATGGATCCTCTGGGGGACCCTCGGCGTCGTCTTCTTGCTCGTGAACGTCTACCGGCTGTCGACGGCCGTCCTCGCCGAGGAACTGATGGCCGGCTTTCGGACTACGGGCGCCCAACTGGGAACCCTCCACGCGATCTTCTTCTGGATCTACGCGCTCATGCAATTGCCGACGGGGATCCTGGCCGATCGAATCGGCCCGCGACGAACGGCGGCTGCGGGCGGGCTCGTGATGAACGTCGGCGCGATCTGGTTCGCGCTGGCCACCAGCTACGCGGGGGCGCTGATCGCCCGCGGACTCGTCGGCCTCGGGGCGAGCGTGATCTTCGTCTGCATCCTCCGGTTCTGTGCCAGCTGGTTCCGGGCCGACGAGTTCGCCACCCTCAGCGGCCTCAGCTTCGCGGTTTCGGGCGTCGGCGGCGTCCTCGCGACCACGCCGCTCGCGATCGCCGCGGAATCGGCGGGCTGGCGGACGACCGTCGGCGCGCTCGGGGTCTTCGGCGTCGCATTCAGTGTCGTCGTCTACGTGGTCGTTCGGGACACACCCGAACGGGCCGGCTTCGAGCCCATCGAGGGCGTGCCCGGCCAGCCGACGCTCTCGACGGCCGCCGTCGTCCGCCACGTCCGTACCGTGCTATCCGATCGGGTCACCTGGGTCGCCAGCATCATGCTCTTCTGCACCTCCGGGCTCAACCTGACGCTGTTCGGCCTCTGGGGCGTCCCGTACGTCGTTCAAACCTACGACGTCTCCGTGACCCACGCCTCGCTCTACACCCTCGCCGGCGGCGTCGGCATGATCGTCGGCCCGCCATCGATCGGCTGGGTGTCCGACCGCCTCGAGCGCCGCGTCGAGTTGATGGTCGTCGGCGCCGTCCTCTACGTGGCTTCGCTCGGTCTCGTCGCCGCGCTGGGGCGACCGCCGATCGCCGTCGTCGGCGTCGTCTTCTTCGTCGCGGGCGTCCTGCTCGGCGCGTTCGTCCTCGGGTATCCGCTGGTGAAAGACCGCCACGACGCGAGCGCGAGCGGCATCTCGACCAGCGTGATCAACGGCGCGGCCTTCTTCGGCGCTGCCGTGCTCCCGACGGCGATGGGGTTCGCCCTGGACACCTACTGGACGGGCGAACTCGAGGCCGGCGTTCGCGTCTACACCGCGACCGGCTACCGGATGGCGTTCGTGATCGCGACCGCTGCGGCCGTCGTCGCGCTCGCGTGTACACTCTGGTTGTACCGGTACGCGGCGGACGGGTCGAGCGTCTGA